The Muntiacus reevesi chromosome 5, mMunRee1.1, whole genome shotgun sequence genome segment actcactgtacccctttctccctcccagtctcttctttccctttcttcgtggcccaccaggcttagCAGAAGCACCAGGCTCAGAGAAACTATGAActgtgggtttctctggtggtccagtggttaagatgccaggCTTCCAGGGCAGGGTCACGAGTCCACGGTGcatggataaaaataaatataataaaataaaataaaaagactacgAGCTGAGAGAACAActccaaattatattttatttatataaaaagggTGTATTTAGCAAAAGACACACTGAGAAAAGAGTTATTATGGCCCAGGAGAAAAGGCAGGGAGGCGAGGGGCCTTCTGAGGCCCTGCTGGGGGAGAAGGGGTCTGGGCAAAGTGGATAAAAGTCCTGGGTAAGTGCTGAGTGGTGGGGGCCACAGAAAGGAGACAGCTCCAGTTGGATCAACACTGTTGGCAGGTCATGGGTGAGACTCACAGTGACCTCGCTGCTAACTCTTTCGGGGGTTCCAGTTAGTGCTGCCGACTGGAGTTAAGAGCCATCCCACTGGATCCTGGAGGGCACCCACCAAAGGACACAGGACAGCAAGCCCAGGACGGGAAGTGCAACTCGGGGTGAAGGCCAGGGAGAAGCAGGTGCTCTGCAGTGGCCAGGAAAGATCCAGAAGCTGAGGTGGAGTCGAGTCCTGTTACGTGCGGGCGTTCCGCTCTGTCTCTGCCAGGCACTCTCTGACGAGGGCCCGGGCATGGATGATGCCTGGGGTGGGCATGGGCAAGTAACATGCAGGATCTCAGCGACCCTCCACAGTCCCAGGTCTGCCCTCCAGAGGAAGACCCCTCCCTCACACCCCCTTTCCTTTCAGTGAAGGGGACTATAACGAGGGACTCGATGACATTAGAGGTTTAGCCATTAACCAGCAAATTTACCCCGCTGAAATACaacgttggatggcatcaccaactcaacggatatgagtttgagtaaactccagagttggtgatgggcagggaggcctggtgtgctgcagtccatggggtcacaaagagttggacacaactgagtgattgaactgactgactgaaattcCCTGGTTCTTCCTTAGAAACTGACTCAATTTCAGTTCACTTGCAACGCCTCTCTGGATAGTGATCCTGGCCCTTGTCTAGGCTTGGCTCAGGTGGCCTCCAGAAGTCTTTCCTTCCCTAGCTTGTGAAGGATTGTTCAGTGTTTGTCTCCTGGCCTCACTCACCTCTCTTCAGGCGCTCCATGGCGCTCTTGCTGCCAGCATAGGTGGGCCGGATCTCTTTGCCCATCTCTTCTATGACGGACAGAAGGTCGGTGTAAGTGCTCTGGGAGCCCTGGGCGCCAGGTGGTTTCATTGCCTACGTCAAAAGAGAACAGGGCAGTGAGTTCAGGCCAAGAGGGCGCCTCCAGTCCTTATCCCACAGGCAATCCCTCAGCTCCACTCACCTGCACATAGCCCATGGAGGGAGGTCCAAAGTCATTAAACAGTGGTCTGAAAGGGGCAGCGGCTCCCGGCACAGAGCCCGATGGTGATGGGACACTTCCAGCTGCAAGAGGAGCGAGTAAGCAGTCAGCGCTGGTCAGAAGCGCCTCCTCCCGGCGCTCCAAGCCTCGGACTAGATTCGCCCCATTCCCTCCAAAGGTACGCTCCATTCCAGGTCGCTAAACTTCAGGACAAGCCCCCTCCCTTGAGCTGCGCTCATCCAACAACCCTTACGCGACCACGCCCACTTTACAGGTCAGCAAACTGAGGCTCGGCGAGGACAGGCGGCGGGCCTAGTACATTGCAGAACTCGGGCTGTCTTCTCTTCGGAGACCTCGGCCGCCCGGGCAGGCAAGCAGGGATGGAGCTGGGTCCTCACCTGTCGGGACCGGGGTGCCGGGCCCAGGCGTGCTGGAGCCGGGGGTgctgctgggggcgggggcgaTGGGCTTGTAGGACATCCCCAACTCCTGGGTGCGGCGGACGCCGGCCGGCCGCTCCTCCCGGGTTGGCTGCCTGGCCTCTGAGCCGCGCTCTGATTGGCAGGCCGGCAGCACGCCCCTGGTAAATAGAGCTCGGGCCGGAAGGGCGGGCGGGCACGAACGATCCTTCACTCCCAATTGGCGCGCGGAGATGTCACTCGGCCCTCCTCATTGGCAGAGACCGGCCCCAACAGGCCGCAACCGCTGCTGATTGGCCTCCGCCTTCCGGACCTCGCACCTGTCTGCTTCGGATTGGGCGGTGGCCGACACCCTCCACAATTGGAGAGTTCGCGGCCCGGGCCGGCGCGCTCTCAACCCGATTAGTCCTCAAGCCTAAGGGGCGGGGCTTCGGCAGCCTCAGAGCTGGGTCTGGTCCGCCGCGGTTCGCGCCGAGCCGGGCTTCCCCGGCGCGGGTGCCGCCCTCGCACCTCACTCACGTTGCTTTGTACGTCAGTGTCCCGCTGCCCCGTCCCGGTTCGGCTGGGCTGTGGCCGCCGCCGCCGTCACCGCCgcggcgcgcgcgcgcgtgccTGTCCTCCGCTCTCGGTGCCGGAGGACGCAGGGCTTTGACGTTCCCAGCCCCGCGCCCCACCCCGTGCGCTTTTACGTCACCTTTCACCGGTTCCACAACCTGTCCCCGATTCGCGCATGCGCCCTCCCCGAGGCCTCCTCATATGTTCCCATGGCAACGGGTCCTGTCCCTACGCGGGTGATGCGCCTCTCCCTTCCAATTGCCTGGACCTCGGGTCTAGGCTGGTGTAAGGTCCAAGGGCGACTTCAAAGACTCCTCAACCTGCCCCCCCGACCCCACCCCACCAAAGCCCCATGCCGGTGCCTCATCATGACAATCGCAGGAACAGCTCACCTTGAATACTTAAACTGTTTGCCCGGCCCTGTACAATGGACCGTCCTGGATCCTGGACTACAGCACCATCTGTAGGGGTCAGATTGATGGTTGGAAGCTTACATCATGTCCGCTAGCTGTTtgcccttgggcaagtcacttcaataggcctcagtttccccgtctgtaaaatgaagacattcagtttagttcagtcgctctgtcgtgtctgaatctttgcgaccccatggactgcagcatgccaggcctccctgtcacatcgccaactcccagagtttactcaaacccatgtccattgagtcggtgatgccatccaactatctcatcctctgtcgtccccttctccctctgctttCAAtcgtccccagcatcagggtcttttccaatgagtcagttcttcgaatcaggtggccaaagtattggagtttcagcttcagcatcagtcctgccaatgaatattcaggactgatttcctttaggatagactggttggatttccttgcagtccaagggactcataaggttgttgtggggattaaatgcATATTCATAAAATGTCtactgtttcattttccttttccctaTCCATATCTCCACTCAGATCCCTCCCCTCAAATCTCATTTCTCACAACCCTGGATCTTAGACTCTCTTCCAAACATTAACCCTTTTGCCGAGACTCCTTAAAATCTcgtgcccctccctgcccccagttcTGTAGATTTTTCTCATCCCCAGgacattgtttattcattcaacaaacattttctcACTCCATCCTCCATCTCAGGCCTTGTGCTGGACACTGATGGAAATGAACTAGTCATGGTTTCTGTCCTCAAGGAGATCCTAGTctcaaagacagacagacagggaagTAAAGCCACACAATAGAGTAAGACAGTGTGGATTCCTGGGACAAGGAATTCCAGAGGGACAATTCCTTTGGAATTCAGAGTAAGGGTCCAGCCTTGTGACATCACAGAAGTCTTCCCAGTAGAGGTGGCTTTCAACAGGTGAGTCAACAAAGAAACTGATGTTTTTATACAATGGACTCTTATTCAGCAATAGAAGGAAATTATCCACCCACAAAAAGACACAgacatattgctaagtgaaagaagtcagtctgaaaaagacacatgcagtaTGATTCCAAtgatatgacattctggaaaaggaagaCTTATACAGAAGGTAAACAAAGTATTGgttgccaggagttggtgaggggtAAAATTGAATAGATAAAGCATAATCCGGAAATTAGAAATGAGTGGAATCCATAAGAACAAAGACAAAAAGCACTGCACCCTAATTGATGAAGTGGTTTCCCATGGGAGTATGGGCTAACAATTCTCGATGTTGGAATGAGAAGTTACAGGTAAGTAAGGAGGATGAGGAGGCTAGAATGATCCATGTGGTAATGGACTAGAGTTGGAGATAATAGGAACTCATGTTTAGCTTGATATAAATATAGTTGGTTATatgcagaaatatttaaaattttttatattcgcattagtgtaaatatatatatatcctcattCTATTAGCTTAGAGTGCCTAGAAGCAACTTAACATCCGGATCTTGATTTCAaataccattctccaataaaatgaagcagagttccttggagaaatggctgactcTAGGACTGGGACAGGAAATAGGCAAGATAATTCTGGAGCAGCTAGTAGTGCCTGAAAGTAAGAAAATGCTAGAACAACACTCAAAACTCCCAAACCCAAGCCCCTACAGTGATGGGGATATGTCAGTGGGGCACAGGAGCCAAATGAAAGAGCTCTCAATGGCCAAAGGTGGAACACTTTGAGCAAGAAAATTAATACAATAGTACTGGATTATAacttgtataaaataaatatgagtcCATATTGATATAAAAGAGAgtgagcaaataaataaatggagaagagaCAAATCGACCTTTAACAGGATTGTATGtaacaggagagagaaaatgaaatgagtaaTTTTACAGTGCAGAAACCCAACAGAAACACTGCTCTAAGCAAAGTGATCAAGATCAAAATCAATAATGATGTCATGTTGATAGTATAGGCCCTTCATATGCTGGGATGAGAAccccattcttttttaaatatttatttggctgtgctgagtcttagttgaggcatgtggaatctagttccctgaccagggcaattgaaccctggccccctgcattgggagctcagagccttagccactggaccaccagggaagttccaagatcCCCATTCTAACTGtgataaaagcaaacaaatgtcCCAGTTTAGGGACATTCTATAAAATACCTGACTGGTATTCCTTAAAACTGAcaagataattaaaaaagaaaattctgtaaaaccATCACAACCAAGAGAACCCTAAAAAGACATGATGTTTAGTGTAACATGGTGTCCTGGAAGGCACTCTGAAACACAACAAGGGAAGAAGtgatgaaatctgaataaaatgtGGTCTTTAATAATAATGCATCACTATTagttcattgggcttccctggtagcacagaccgtaaagaatctacgtgtaatgtgggagatccaggttcgatccctgggttgggaagatcccctgaagaagggaatagctacccactccagtatcctggcttggagaattccatggactgtggggtctcaaagagtcagacatgactgagcaactttcacttcacttctttagtTCATGAGCAGTGACAGAGGTACCATTCTAATGTAAGATGTTACTAGAGTATCATGGTTCATTCTGTGTGTTGACCTGACTAGATCACGGGGGTGCCCAGGCCATAGGTCCAACATTATTTTGGAGTGTCTTGAGGGAGCATCTGGATGAGATGCATTGAATCTGAGTACTAAGCAAAGCAAATGGCTCTTCCCAGTGTGGGCTGAAGATCTGAAAGGAACAAAAGGGCTGAGCAAGTGGGGAGTTTTGCCTGCCTGACCTTTGAGCAGAACTCAGACTGGAACTTCCAACACTGACTTTTCTGGTTTTCGGGCCTTTGGGCTCAGACTGGAACTGTATCACCAGGTCTCCCATATCACTAGCTTGCTGACTGCAGATCTGGGGATGGCTCAGTGCCCATAATTGCCCGAGCCAATTCCttaataataaatatctttaCACAGTCACatctcctattggttctgtttctctggagagcctTGACTAACACATGGGAGAAACTGGATGTGAGGTATTCAGGAGCTCCCTGTCCTGTCTTCAATATAATTCTGCAAACTGGGATCTACTCTAAAATAAGTGGATTAATATCCTTATCGGGTGATGGCTACCTGTCTGCATATGCATGCAAAAATTCACTGAGCTATACATTCATCCATGTTACTGAACATACATTATACCCCAACTATTTAAAGTGAAACTGAGACtgctctggtggtccagaggttaagaatccaccttccagtgcaagggacataggcttgatccctggtcgggaacaaagatcccacatgctgcagggcaaccaagcctgagcactgcagctGCTGAACCTgcaagctctagagcctgtgctctgcaaagagatGCCCCCACATGCCgctgcaaagacccagtgcagccaaaattaaaaataaataaatatatcaagtGAACTTAACGTAAAAATCTCAACTGACAGCTTCTCTTGGAAAACCAGGAGATCCTGTAGCTCTAGCCTATTCCAACTGGCAGCAGTCAGCGGAGCTGGACGGCAGGTGCCCCCTTTAATCGGGGGAGGGGGTTCTTGGCCCCACATAGATGCCGCCTGCTTATTGGTCCTTCCAGCCCTGGTCCCTGCTCCAGCTGTGTCTACTTGGAACTTCTGGGCTAATAGCCTTTTTGGGGTAGGAGGGCATATGGGGGGTTTGGGGGAGCTGTGGGCACTTCTGATGCCAGCAGACACATGGCAGCCAATTAAAATCTCCCCACCAACCATCCCCCCTCCCCGCTTCCAACCATAGCACCTGCCAAGCTGGGGCCAGTGGGAGGCTGACCTTGAGCAGGGTCTGCTCTTCCCCTGGCCCATGTCCATCATTGTCCTCAGCCCCTGCAGAGGGGACAGACTTCTTCTCGGGCAGCAATGCCATCTGTGAGGGTAGGAAGAGGGAGGGTGGACCACGGCTCCCAGACAAGCTGTGACTCCCCCCTCATCCCCAAGCCTGCCAGACTGGCAGGAGAGATCACCTAATTGGGGATTAAGGATTAATTGTGATCTGCCAGGCAAGTGGTGATGAGGCTGCTGCAGCCAGCCCTGGCACCTCGGTGTCCAGGCTCCAGACTGAGCGAGGCTCTGGTGGCGGCCCGCCTGCTCTGTCTCAAGGCCATTTTGTTGGCAGTAGAGGTGGTGAGACCAGGCACAGACACTGAAAGCTCCTCCCCCTTCTGGGCCTAGAGGTCAAGTTCATTCTTCCTCCCAGCAGGTGGGAACGGTGGCTGGTCACGCAGGTCTAGAAGAGGCCTCAGCCTGTCCGAGGTCCACTCCGGCCTGAAGGTGCCCTTTCCGGTTTGCACTGTGACTCTACAGTCCCCAGGCCTGGCTGAAGTCCCCTGATGCTTCTTCCTAATGTGTGTGACTGTATGCCAGCTCCTCATCCTCATGGAGCCTTCCAGCACCAAACACAGGGGCCGAACCTGCCCAGGGGGCAATGGGGGACCATGGCCAGTTTCTGGATAGGAATGTGACAAAACACAAATGGCATTTTGGAAGAAAAACCTGGCAGCATGTGCTGCACGGCCGGGAGCAGGAAGAGGGCAGTAGAGCTGGGAGAACTCCGCACGTCGCTGAGACCCGGCCTCCTGGGTCCCTCGATATGGAAAATGGGGTTATGACGACCATGGCAGGGCTGGAGTGAGGAGCTGTGTCATTTGGTTTCCCTGGGAGGCAGACACCAAGATGAAGTTAGGAACGTCAAAAAGAGGAAGTCTGATGAAGAAGGACTGGGCAGAGAGTCGCTGATTCGAGGCTGACCTGACCACACCTTGGCAAACCTAGAGGGGAGCTCGGAACAGAGAccagctgtgtgctcagtcagtggTTGCAGGCTCCCGGGAAGAGCGAGGTGTGTGCCCAAAGGCTGAGATCATACACTGAAGGGGCCTGTCAGCTCCCTCActccctgcagcccaccagcaAGTATTTTCTTGCAGGGAGCTCTGAGCTGCGCCCCTCTAAGAGGAAATGGGATGGAGCTTGGGAGAAGCCCTTAGGCCTGTGGTCCTCGGTTGTAACCCCGGATCCAGCAGGAGCCCTTCACAGGGTGAGGGGTCACTATGTACCCAGCTCTGGGAGAAGCAGGTTGGGTTTACTCATCCGGGAACATTTCTCAATACTTGCTCTGGGCTGGCTGCAGGATTAGGGAGGGCCCCTTACCCACCCAAAGTTCACAATCGAGAGGACTTCACTTTGGGGGCCGGATACCTGCAGGATGAAGGAGTGAGCAGTGGAAGCTGTGTCCCCAGCTCGAAGATGCTTTATTGTCAGAGAGAGCTGGGTTTGGGGGCTCGgtggaggagtggggtgggggtgttgcAGGCAAGGGCTGTGCACACAGGTGcgggcagggaggagagggagaggggccCCAGCTGGAGGTGCGGGGCTCCAGGAACACACTGGCAGGCAGCGGCTCTCGTCCCCAGTCCTGTCTGCTGCTTCCAGCTTCTGTGCAGGCTCAGCGAGACATCATTCGCACAAACTCTGCCAGGACAAAGCCAACATTTCAGTCTGCTCTCTGGACCTCGACCCCCCGGAGTGAGGCGAAGATACTGGCTTCTAGCGGCCAAGGGCAGGGCCTGCAACGGAGTTCCCTGAATTTGGTGGAGAATAGGCCAGGAAGAGGGGCTTTGtcttatggggggaaaaaatcttgtAACTGAACCGactttcctctttgctttggcTGCTAGGAAGCTCGGGAACACTTCTGGGCCTACCTTGGAGAATTTCTACACACTGACTTTccttgtgtgtgtttagtcgctcagtcgtgtccgactctttcagaccctatgaactgtaacccaccagactcctctgtccatggaattctccagggaagaatactggagtgcgtagccattgccttcttcaggggatcttcctgacccagagattgaaccttggtctcctgcattgcaggcagattctttaccatctgagtgaccaaggaagccctgactttccttgaaagtgaaagtgaaagtcgctcagttatgtttggctctttgcgagcccatggactgtatagtccatggaattctctaggccagattactggaatgggtagcctttcccttttccaggggattttcccaacccagggatcaaatccaggtctctcacattgcgagctgattctttaccagctgagccacaagggaagcccaagaatactggagtgggtagcctttctcttctccagcagatcttcccgactccaggaatcaaaccaggattagccgcattgcagacggattccttaccagctgagttatgagggaagacTTTACTTTCCTCGGcttccttttattatttaatcCTTGTTTTCCCTCTGTTGGGAATGGGTAGGCTTCCTGGATCTAGATGCTGGCTCCATCCACTTCTTTTGCTAAGCACCCTCGCTTCCCTAGGAACTTTCTCCTCCCTAAGACTTTGTCCTCCTTATGGGGTTAAGCGTAGCTTCCTCCTAGGTTCTCCAGATGGTTAGCTGGGAGAGGAGGTAGGTGTGCTTAGCGCAGAGCCTTGCGGCTCTTCCTCTGAAAACTCGTGCAGGGTCCGCGGTGCTGAGCGTAGGGGAGCGGTGGGCGGTACCTTCGAAGTCCACCAGGCCGTCCCCGTTGAGGTCAATGTCGCGGAGGATCTCGTCCACCTCCCGTTGGCTGAGCCGCTCTCCCAGCAGGGCCTTCAGGGCCGCCCGGAGCTCACCCAAGCTGATGCAGCCGTCCCCGTTGGTGTCGAACTGCGACGACACCGGGTCACGGACCGAGTCATTAATTAGCGCGCCCCCTCCCTCACCGCAGACACGCAGGCCCCgaccccgccggccccggggaCCCCACCTCCCGGAAGGCGTCCCGCAGCTCCCGGACACCGATCATGTCCGCGGTCTCCGCCAGCAGCTTGGGGCCCATCAGCTCCACAAAGTCTTCAAAATCCACCTTCCCGCCACCTGGGGGCCACGCCCATAAGAGACCCGGAACCATCAGAGAcccctgcccagccctgggcTCCTCCACCCTCCTGGCCTCTGTCCCTTTCCCCGCCCCACTGAATGGGACTTTCCCTCCCTCTGGGTCTCCTAGGCTGTGTCTCCAGCTGGCTTCccttaattttcctgaagagctcAGTTGGGCTCAATTCCTGGCTCCAGTGGctaggctgtgtgaccttaaacaAGTCACGGGAACCTTTCAGAGATGGTgactgcgtgctaagtcgcttcagttgtgtccaactctttgtgaccccgtggactgcagcccgccagtctcctctatccatgggatttcccagacaagagtactggagtgggttgctattttcttctctagaggatcttcccaacctagggtttgaaccctggtctcttaagTCTGCTCCAttggtaggcagtttctttaccactagcggagACTGTTCCCTCACCAAAAAGTGGGCCTGCTGGCCCTTGACCCACCCTTCTCATGGGGGATGGTGAGATTCTCTGGAGGCAGAGAGCTTGCCGTGAGAATGACCAAAGTCCCGGGTTCTGGGAGCCAGCCTGTGTAGACACCTCGGTTCCCTGGGCTGCCCGGCTGCCCTGACTGTGGCCATGGCCTCTGGAGAACTGGGGGTGGGACAGGTCTCAGGCACATACTGATTTGCTGGGAGATCTCGATGAGCTCCATCTCGGTGGGCATGTAGCCCAGCGTCCGCATGCAGGCCCCCAGCTCCCGGTAGCCGATGTAGCCGTCCCGGTCTCGGTCAAACTCCTGGAAGGCGGCCTGCAGCTCTGCCAGGCAGGGCGGGGTCAGTCCTTTCTGCATGTCCCCTGGGACCCCAGCCTGGATTAGACCTTCTCACCTTGGTCTAGTCATGTCCATGCTTTCTAAACAGCCGTTTCTCTTTTgctaccccagggcctttgcatatgctATTCCTTTCATTCACTCTGCAGATATTTAAGGGACATCTGCTCTGTGCCAAGCGCTGCTTTAGGTACTGGGGATGTggcagtgaagaaagaaaaagatgaaggagagaaagagagagggaggggaagaaagagagaaaaggagaaagaaaaggaaggaagagaggaaggagagagtgaaggaggtGAGAAAGAAAGAGCGAGGGAAAAACAATCCTTGACCTCATGAAGCTCACATTCTGGAACATTCTTGGTCTTTATGCCACCTATTCAAGGAGGTCTTCTCTCTCAATTCAGTCCCCTCTGGCTCCTTTGATCACTTCCTTGAGAGCACATAGCACCATTTGTACTGGCAATTGACCTGTTGACGTCTCTCTCCAGAGGACACAGGCCAGATCTATCTGGTTGGCCACGTTTCCCAGCGCTCAGAACTGTGCCAGGCCCACAGTGGGCACCCAGGAAGTGTTTGCTGGATGAATTAAAGGGGACCGTGTCCCGCAGGGAAAATAGAACCAGGAAACTGACAGCTGGGGATTCTCTCAACCCCGCCCTACTCCTTCTGGTCCCCGACTTCCCAATCGGATCCCCTGCAGCCTGCTTGCTCCTAGTTCCTCCTGGAGACTGCTCAGACTCCCGCCCAGTGCCCCCAACCCGGAAAGTCTCATTCTGTCCCCAACCCTTTACCTTCAATCTCCTCAGGCCGCAGCTCCCGGTCCTGAGGGGAGACAGAGGGGTTAAGAATTCCCTGGACAATCCCCCAGGTACCGGCACCTCCTCATTCTTGTTCTCTGGGGCCCCCCACCCAGCCCACACAACATGCAGGCACTGCTGTCCTCCCACCATTCCTGCTGATGGGCTGGGCATCTGGGCCCCCTTCCCTGTCCCCTGTGCCCCGCCTCCTGGAACTCCATTAGTCGGAGGTGGAGCTGGGGTTGGGCAGACCCTCGGGCTTGGCCATGGGGGCCTCGGGGTCACCACATCTCTCtggttctctctcttcctctttgggGGCCCTGTCCCCTCCCTGCCCGTCCCCTTGGTGGCTCCTGTCTCTGCCGTTTCTCCGAGTCGCTCTCTGCCCCACTCTCCTCTCTTTCCTGGCCTGTTTCTCCAGGCCCCCCATTTTGATCCTATGTTTGCTTCTCCACGCCTCTCTGTCCCCCACATCCCTAGATCCGCGAGCCTTTGCTGTGAGACCCCCACTCAGTCCTCTCCCCGCGCTCAAGGAGAGGCAAAACCTGGGGGCAAGGGCGGGGCCCGGAGGCAGGCAGGTGGTGGCCGTACATACGAGCTGGGTGGCGGCGATGCTGGGCCGCAGGAAGATGCAGGCGGGCCCCACCACGGTGGTGAGCGCGGAGTAGCCCTGGACGCCAGGCCCCAGGGCCCCTGGCTCCtcgggactggggctggggctggggctggggcccaGGCCATGGCGGGACCCCCCTGGGGGCGAGCCAGGCCACTGCCAGCGGTCCTGCAGCAGAGCCAGCCATGAGCTGGGGCAGTGACGCCTCTCCACCCTCACTTGCCAGTCTCTCCCGTCATTTAGAACCCAGCACAGGACAGTGGAACCTCACTATCAACACTCTTTACTAGAAGGGGCCACTCCCTTACTGTCCAGTGGGGCAAATCGAGGCCCAGAAATGGGGCAAGGCACAGGGCCATGGTCACTCCAGAGGGCAGGGGCAGCAGCAGGAAGGGGGCAGTTGGATGGgcagccggggtggggggggcctgACGAGCTTGGCAGGGGGAGACCCAGAGGTCTGCAGGAGCCAAGACAAGGATGGGTCAGAGTCTGGGGTGTGCCAGGGAAGATCTTGGTCGACGGTGGTGGGTGCCAACCCCTCCATCCCCCTGCTTTGCCCACTTGCGACCCCAGTCGGGCCCTGCCCACCCCATCAGACCCTTTCAGGGTCCAGCCCAGCCTCCCGGCTTTGGCTTCTCCCCCTTAACCCTCCTACCTTAGGCCCCCGGTGCCGGGGCCGCTTGGCACAGTTTCCCATGGGCCCTTGAACCATGCCAGGCCTGGAGTCCTGGGGGCAGCCCAGGGCTGGGCCTCAGAGGATGCTGTGGGCTCCCACCAGCCCCCAGCTGCTCCCAGTGAGAGTCTGGGATCactgcaggggattttccaagGGTTTTGTGGGGAAGATCGCGGGCGGGTGGGCAGGCGGGGAGCCCGGGGCACAGGGGCTTGGGTCCTAATCCGGGATTatctctgagcatctctgctgGTGAGGGGGGCCACTCGGGGCGCAAGGCTCCCCCTGGAAGGCACAGTCTCCGTGTGCTCACTCCTGAGGGTCTTGCAGACACTCCCCCTCCAGCATCCTCTCCCCCCAGCCCAATCTGGAGAGATTTAATGTCTTCAGAAGCAGGGCCTGGAACTTGGAGGAGGAAGCCAAGTGCCTTGATTGCCGGGGTGAGCTGGGTCATCTCTCCAGGGAATGGCAGACCCAGGAAGCACCTGCCCCTCCCCGCTGGACCCCTGCTGTCACCTCAGAGCATCCGCCCAGCCTGCCTGCCCTCGGCACCCCTGCCTGGACCTGTCCCGGCCCTGCTACTTGGGCAAGGACCCAAGGACAGCTGACTCTGGGCTCCGTGGACTGGAAACAGGGCTCAGTGATGGCAGAGGTGTGGGTGGGGATGCCAGCCTCCCTCTGGGCAGCTGAGCGGCTGCCGGCCCCTCCATCAGCGTGC includes the following:
- the CDK2AP2 gene encoding cyclin-dependent kinase 2-associated protein 2 isoform X1, with product MSYKPIAPAPSSTPGSSTPGPGTPVPTAGSVPSPSGSVPGAAAPFRPLFNDFGPPSMGYVQAMKPPGAQGSQSTYTDLLSVIEEMGKEIRPTYAGSKSAMERLKREHLLLPGLHPELHFPSWACCPVSFGGCPPGSSGMALNSSRQH
- the CDK2AP2 gene encoding cyclin-dependent kinase 2-associated protein 2 isoform X2 gives rise to the protein MSYKPIAPAPSSTPGSSTPGPGTPVPTAGSVPSPSGSVPGAAAPFRPLFNDFGPPSMGYVQAMKPPGAQGSQSTYTDLLSVIEEMGKEIRPTYAGSKSAMERLKRGIIHARALVRECLAETERNART
- the CABP2 gene encoding calcium-binding protein 2 isoform X2 — protein: MALPRGPADGSLPTGDPTPSEGTPGPSRAPASPAATRRRALLRELEAQVQAAYGQDRELRPEEIEELQAAFQEFDRDRDGYIGYRELGACMRTLGYMPTEMELIEISQQISGGKVDFEDFVELMGPKLLAETADMIGVRELRDAFREFDTNGDGCISLGELRAALKALLGERLSQREVDEILRDIDLNGDGLVDFEEFVRMMSR
- the CABP2 gene encoding calcium-binding protein 2 isoform X3; its protein translation is MVQGPMGNCAKRPRHRGPKDRELRPEEIEELQAAFQEFDRDRDGYIGYRELGACMRTLGYMPTEMELIEISQQISGGKVDFEDFVELMGPKLLAETADMIGVRELRDAFREFDTNGDGCISLGELRAALKALLGERLSQREVDEILRDIDLNGDGLVDFEEFVRMMSR
- the CABP2 gene encoding calcium-binding protein 2 isoform X1, whose product is MVQGPMGNCAKRPRHRGPKDRWQWPGSPPGGSRHGLGPSPSPSPSPEEPGALGPGVQGYSALTTVVGPACIFLRPSIAATQLDRELRPEEIEELQAAFQEFDRDRDGYIGYRELGACMRTLGYMPTEMELIEISQQISGGKVDFEDFVELMGPKLLAETADMIGVRELRDAFREFDTNGDGCISLGELRAALKALLGERLSQREVDEILRDIDLNGDGLVDFEEFVRMMSR